One window of Treponema denticola genomic DNA carries:
- a CDS encoding TldD/PmbA family protein → MKMSFKEYFESIADFMLSELFEGEKISISFSGEKSYFMRFSKAKVRQNGMVDQGYFSCTFWKKNRTHNFRFGIQMSMEKDKRMAADALQEARDSIMLLPEDKYQSIPEASQTSSAIYTGKLLPEDKIPETILSPVKDLDFAGLYSQGVICKGVITSAGASHWFQTETFVLDYSVWLENGRGIKSLYSGTEWSDAQYKLKIEQARKGLEVLHTPQKKLAPGKYKAFISADALLDVTDFFSWNGFSERSMQQGSSAYLALKEGREHFSDKFNLTQDFSLGLEPAFNSNGELAPEKLSIIEKGKLKNTLVSLRTETQYGVKSNGAPLSESMRSIVIGTGNLNEADAVKELGTGIYISNFNYLNWSDTSSARVTGMTRFACLWVEDGKIVAPIADMRWDESLYNMFGENLLAVTKESRIFANTGTYGRRSTGGASLPGILVKDFNCTL, encoded by the coding sequence ATGAAAATGAGTTTTAAAGAATATTTTGAATCGATTGCCGATTTTATGCTTTCGGAACTGTTTGAGGGAGAAAAGATTTCAATTTCTTTTTCGGGCGAAAAGAGCTATTTTATGCGCTTTAGCAAGGCTAAGGTACGCCAAAACGGAATGGTTGATCAAGGTTATTTTTCTTGTACTTTTTGGAAAAAGAACCGCACTCACAATTTCCGTTTCGGTATTCAGATGAGTATGGAAAAGGATAAGAGGATGGCGGCTGATGCTCTTCAAGAAGCTAGAGACTCTATAATGCTTCTGCCCGAAGACAAATACCAGTCAATTCCCGAAGCCTCGCAAACCTCTTCGGCAATATATACGGGAAAACTTTTGCCCGAAGATAAGATACCCGAAACTATTTTATCTCCCGTTAAAGATCTTGACTTTGCAGGCCTTTATTCTCAGGGCGTTATTTGTAAGGGTGTTATAACTTCCGCAGGGGCAAGCCATTGGTTTCAGACCGAAACCTTTGTTTTGGATTATTCGGTTTGGCTCGAAAACGGCCGCGGTATAAAATCTCTTTATTCGGGAACGGAATGGAGTGATGCTCAATATAAGCTAAAGATAGAGCAAGCTCGAAAGGGCTTGGAGGTTTTACACACGCCTCAAAAAAAATTAGCTCCGGGAAAATACAAGGCATTTATAAGTGCCGATGCTCTTCTTGATGTGACTGACTTTTTTTCGTGGAACGGCTTTAGCGAAAGGAGCATGCAGCAAGGCTCAAGTGCTTACCTTGCCTTAAAAGAGGGAAGAGAGCATTTTTCCGATAAGTTTAATTTGACTCAGGACTTTTCGCTTGGGCTTGAGCCTGCCTTTAACTCAAACGGAGAGTTGGCTCCCGAAAAATTAAGCATAATCGAAAAAGGTAAACTTAAAAATACCTTGGTCAGTTTAAGAACCGAAACCCAGTACGGGGTAAAATCCAACGGCGCTCCTTTAAGCGAGAGTATGCGTTCAATAGTTATCGGAACGGGAAACTTAAACGAAGCTGATGCCGTAAAAGAGCTGGGTACGGGTATTTATATTTCAAACTTTAACTACCTAAACTGGAGCGATACCTCATCGGCCCGCGTTACGGGAATGACCCGCTTTGCCTGCCTTTGGGTAGAAGACGGAAAAATCGTTGCCCCCATTGCCGATATGCGTTGGGACGAATCCTTGTACAATATGTTCGGGGAAAACCTTTTGGCCGTAACAAAGGAAAGCCGCATCTTTGCAAACACCGGCACTTACGGCAGAAGAAGCACAGGAGGAGCTTCGCTTCCCGGCATCTTGGTAAAGGATTTTAACTGCACGCTCTAA
- a CDS encoding TldD/PmbA family protein produces the protein MIYTSESLLEAAKNAVPKAELVTLRIHRTRDTFFAAQDGAFESSGYGLDQGFMVEVLYKGHIAYGASQNMTPQGVAEAACQAFNAAQTASAFKIADFDKNVRPDTELKYETLRGKKTRPSKTEIFDYLFEICNILKVSDEVIDTHAYVNLGEEVIELLSSGGAKILQDFYTIGSSFGAAARRGDIIQRRTYNGSGARTFQGGYEFLNFAKSKVEAKRVGNEVIELLGAEPCPSDRRTLVLMPDQMLLQIHESVGHPLEIDRILGDERNFAGGSFIKPEDIGSFQYGSRLMNICYDPTIPYQLATFAADQTGAQAKKTFIIKDGILVCALGSLESAGRLYAGKPVPPDKMVANQRATSWNRPPIDRMANLNLEPGTSSFDQIISSIEKGIIMTSNRSWSIDDYRNKFQFGCEYGQLIENGKITKTVRDPNYRGVSQNFWRNLCAVGDKSTFHVYGTPNCGKGEPNQVISVGHASPVCAFSDVEVFGGGK, from the coding sequence ATGATTTATACATCGGAAAGTCTGCTTGAAGCTGCAAAAAACGCCGTTCCTAAGGCGGAGCTTGTAACTTTACGCATTCACCGCACAAGGGATACTTTCTTTGCGGCTCAGGATGGAGCTTTTGAATCTTCCGGTTATGGGCTTGATCAGGGTTTTATGGTTGAAGTCTTGTATAAGGGGCATATTGCTTATGGGGCAAGTCAAAACATGACGCCTCAAGGGGTCGCCGAAGCTGCCTGCCAAGCTTTTAATGCCGCTCAAACCGCTTCAGCCTTTAAGATTGCCGATTTTGACAAAAATGTCAGGCCGGATACGGAATTAAAATACGAAACTCTCAGGGGTAAAAAGACCCGCCCTTCCAAAACGGAAATTTTCGATTATCTTTTTGAGATATGCAATATTTTAAAAGTCTCTGATGAGGTTATTGACACTCATGCTTATGTAAATTTAGGCGAAGAAGTAATAGAGCTTTTAAGTTCAGGCGGGGCAAAAATCTTGCAAGATTTTTACACAATAGGTTCAAGTTTCGGTGCTGCTGCCCGCCGAGGAGACATAATTCAAAGACGGACTTATAACGGTTCAGGTGCCCGTACCTTTCAGGGAGGCTATGAGTTTTTAAACTTTGCCAAATCCAAGGTAGAGGCCAAAAGAGTTGGGAATGAAGTAATAGAGCTCTTGGGAGCCGAGCCCTGTCCTTCCGACAGGCGTACTCTTGTTCTTATGCCCGACCAAATGCTTTTACAAATTCACGAAAGCGTCGGCCACCCCTTGGAAATTGACCGCATTTTAGGTGATGAAAGAAACTTTGCAGGCGGCAGTTTTATAAAGCCTGAAGATATAGGAAGCTTCCAATACGGCTCACGCCTTATGAATATCTGCTACGATCCTACAATTCCATATCAGCTTGCCACCTTTGCCGCCGACCAGACGGGAGCTCAGGCAAAGAAAACCTTTATAATCAAGGACGGAATTTTAGTCTGTGCCTTGGGAAGTCTCGAAAGTGCAGGCCGCCTCTATGCAGGTAAACCCGTTCCGCCGGACAAGATGGTCGCAAACCAAAGGGCAACCTCGTGGAACCGGCCGCCGATAGACAGAATGGCAAACCTAAACCTTGAACCGGGAACCAGCAGCTTTGATCAAATAATTTCTTCAATTGAAAAAGGAATTATTATGACATCTAACCGCTCATGGTCGATAGACGATTACCGCAATAAATTTCAATTCGGATGCGAATACGGCCAATTAATCGAAAACGGAAAAATTACCAAAACCGTACGCGACCCGAACTACCGAGGTGTATCTCAAAACTTTTGGCGAAATCTCTGTGCCGTAGGCGACAAATCCACATTCCATGTTTACGGAACGCCTAACTGCGGTAAGGGAGAGCCGAATCAGGTTATCAGTGTAGGACACGCAAGTCCTGTTTGTGCATTTTCTGATGTAGAAGTTTTTGGAGGCGGAAAATGA
- the purF gene encoding amidophosphoribosyltransferase codes for MNKDDIFKSSLGEECGIAAVWDSNSYKAENPERLDDVARSVFYALFSLQHRGQEAAGMAVSNGKHIRVFKKPGLVSNIFTEHDISNLQGYAAIGHTRYSTTGSSSFGNIQPFYIETMHGPIALAHNGNLVNAPHLRQKLLERGVGLSSTSDTEVMIMMLAAAKGNSWAERIASCMREWEGAFSIAVLTVEGIYIARDPWGFRPLCAGSFQEGVSVAASESCALLTLGCKDVTEVKAGEILKLVDNGAELCMCIPPKEPLSPCIFEYVYFARPDSVWNNASVHVSRVNFGKELAKNSPVEADIVIAIPDSSRSAAIGYSQESGIPYDEGFSKNRYIGRTFIQPTQKLRDQGVAMKFNVLSEAIEGKRIVVVDDSIVRGSTMGPLIKMLRGAGAKEVHIRISSPPVRYSCFMGVDMGDPENLIAHKKSVEEIREHIGADSLVYLSQESMLKAMKDAGANTRFCCACFDGKYPVDVSGAADKNSFE; via the coding sequence ATGAACAAGGATGATATTTTTAAATCGAGTTTAGGGGAAGAATGCGGAATTGCAGCTGTCTGGGATTCGAACTCCTATAAGGCAGAAAATCCTGAAAGGCTTGATGACGTTGCCCGCTCGGTTTTTTATGCTCTTTTTTCTCTTCAGCACAGGGGACAAGAAGCTGCCGGAATGGCTGTTTCAAACGGAAAACATATCCGAGTCTTTAAAAAGCCGGGACTTGTTTCCAACATTTTTACCGAACACGATATATCGAACCTTCAAGGTTATGCTGCCATAGGCCACACCCGCTACTCGACTACAGGTTCTTCTTCTTTTGGAAATATCCAGCCCTTTTATATAGAAACAATGCACGGGCCTATAGCCCTTGCTCATAACGGAAACCTTGTAAACGCCCCGCATTTAAGGCAAAAACTTTTGGAAAGAGGGGTAGGTCTTTCTTCTACCTCGGATACCGAAGTTATGATTATGATGCTTGCCGCTGCCAAGGGCAATTCTTGGGCGGAGCGTATAGCTTCATGTATGCGAGAATGGGAAGGAGCTTTTTCGATTGCCGTTTTAACGGTTGAAGGAATTTACATAGCCAGAGACCCTTGGGGTTTCAGACCTCTTTGTGCCGGAAGTTTTCAGGAAGGGGTATCGGTTGCGGCAAGCGAATCTTGTGCTCTTTTAACGCTGGGCTGTAAAGATGTTACTGAGGTAAAAGCCGGTGAGATTCTAAAGCTTGTCGATAACGGAGCCGAGCTTTGTATGTGTATTCCGCCTAAGGAGCCTCTTTCCCCATGTATTTTTGAGTATGTCTATTTTGCGCGCCCCGACTCGGTTTGGAACAATGCCTCGGTTCATGTATCCCGTGTAAATTTCGGCAAGGAGCTTGCAAAAAACTCCCCCGTTGAGGCCGATATAGTTATAGCCATTCCCGACTCGTCCCGTTCGGCAGCCATAGGCTACTCCCAAGAATCGGGTATTCCATATGATGAGGGCTTTTCAAAAAACCGCTACATAGGACGCACATTTATTCAGCCTACACAAAAATTGCGTGACCAAGGCGTTGCAATGAAGTTCAATGTTCTTTCCGAAGCTATCGAAGGAAAACGCATCGTAGTGGTCGATGACAGTATTGTCCGCGGAAGTACCATGGGCCCCTTAATCAAAATGCTTAGGGGTGCGGGTGCAAAAGAAGTACACATCAGAATATCTTCTCCTCCGGTACGATACTCCTGCTTTATGGGTGTAGATATGGGAGACCCCGAAAACCTTATCGCCCACAAAAAATCGGTTGAAGAAATCAGGGAACACATCGGTGCAGACTCCTTAGTCTATCTATCCCAAGAAAGTATGCTCAAAGCGATGAAGGATGCCGGAGCAAACACCCGCTTTTGCTGTGCCTGCTTTGACGGTAAGTACCCCGTCGATGTCAGCGGCGCCGCCGATAAGAACAGCTTTGAGTAG